In Rutidosis leptorrhynchoides isolate AG116_Rl617_1_P2 chromosome 2, CSIRO_AGI_Rlap_v1, whole genome shotgun sequence, one genomic interval encodes:
- the LOC139889260 gene encoding tryptophan N-monooxygenase 1-like — protein sequence MGCEVGLRVGSRDETGPGLLGQRVGKTSGIASSFLEGVAKELKGCIRVEGKLLSSKTLPKQIVRKGFKVKKRDSLSTSLRWLNLLPPAIIPIIISSILLILKHLKTKPSGNTNVPLPPGPYPLPFVGCIIQMLLNKPTSKWIHNLMDQYNTPILCIKLGSSTHVIAVSSTNIACEFLKTQDLVFASRPEALSSHLMSNGYRATIVSPFGDQWKKMRKILKHDILAAPILKWLRPKRDEEANHLVRYLYKLSEDGGLVNIRMVGQHFCGNLMRNMVFGTRLFGEGMANGGPGEEEIKHIEAVYVILRYLFAFSITDFIPWLRGKTDFDGHEKMMRDALKVVRGYHDPLIDERIKMWKDGIRTEKDDVLDIFIKHENPKLTTEEIKAQIIELMLAGIDNPSNATEWVMAEMMNEPEILKKAVEELDQVVGRNRLVEEQDLPRLNYIKACIKEAFRLHPFASFNAPHVSVEDTTVAGYFIPEGSHVFLSRRGLGRNPDVWNDPTRFDPERHLEGNEEVVLYDDELRMISFSTGRRGCPGIVLGSTISTMLLARMVQGFTWEMPNNEPISLVEHHEELCLAKPLVVVAKPRLSHHLYPKI from the exons ATGGGTTGTGAGGTTGGGCTTAGGGTTGGAAGTAGGGACGAGACTGGGCCAGGTTTGTTGGGTCAACGTGTAGGTAAGACTTCGGGTATTGCTTCTAGTTTTCTTGAAGGGGTGGCGAAAGAGCTTAAAGGTTGTATTAGGGTGGAAGGAAAATTACTTAGTTCGAAGACGCTTCCGAAACAAATTGTGAGAAAAGGTTTTAAGGTTAAGAAGAGAG ATTCATTATCAACAAGTTTACGTTGGCTAAATCTATTACCTCCTGCCATCATACCTATCATCATTTCCTCAATCCTCCTCATCCTAAAACATCTTAAAACGAAGCCGTCAGGCAACACGAACGTCCCTCTACCGCCTGGTCCATACCCTTTGCCGTTCGTTGGTTGCATCATCCAAATGCTCCTAAACAAACCAACTTCCAAGTGGATCCACAACCTCATGGACCAGTACAACACCCCAATCCTTTGCATCAAACTAGGATCATCTACCCATGTTATCGCGGTTAGCTCCACAAACATAGCTTGCGAGTTTTTAAaaacacaagatttagtattcgcTTCAAGACCCGAAGCCTTGTCCTCTCATTTGATGAGTAACGGTTATCGTGCCACCATTGTGTCCCCTTTTGGGGACCAATGGAAGAAGATGAGAAAAATACTAAAGCATGACATACTCGCGGCACCAATACTCAAATGGTTGCGTCCTAAACGAGACGAAGAAGCCAATCATTTGGTTAGATACTTGTACAAATTAAGTGAAGATGGTGGATTAGTAAACATTCGAATGGTTGGCCAACATTTTTGTGGGAACTTGATGAGAAATATGGTTTTTGGTACACGATTATTTGGTGAAGGAATGGCTAATGGAGGGCCGGGTGAAGAAGAAATTAAACATATTGAAGCTGTTTATGTAATTCTTAGGTATCTTTTTGCATTTTCGATCACTGATTTCATCCCTTGGTTGAGAGGGAAGACTGATTTTGATGGCCATGAAAAGATGATGCGGGATGCGCTTAAAGTTGTTCGTGGTTATCATGATCCGTTGATCGATGAAAGGATCAAGATGTGGAAAGATGGCATTAGAACAGAAAAAGATGATGTACTTGATATTTTTATCAAACATGAAAACCCTAAGCTTACAACAGAAGAGATCAAAGCTCAGATTATT GAACTAATGTTAGCGGGCATAGATAACCCCTCTAACGCAACAGAATGGGTGATGGCCGAGATGATGAACGAACCCGAGATACTAAAAAAAGCCGTGGAGGAACTTGACCAAGTGGTAGGTCGCAACCGACTAGTCGAAGAACAAGACCTACCACGCCTTAATTACATCAAAGCATGCATCAAAGAGGCCTTTAGGCTACACCCTTTTGCATCTTTCAATGCACCCCATGTATCAGTTGAGGACACTACTGTTGCTGGTTACTTTATACCTGAGGGTAGTCACGTGTTCCTTAGCCGACGTGGCTTGGGAAGGAATCCTGATGTGTGGAACGATCCAACGCGATTTGACCCCGAAAGACATTTAGAAGGAAATGAAGAAGTGGTTCTTTATGATGATGAGTTGAGGATGATTTCGTTTAGTACCGGGAGACGTGGATGTCCTGGTATAGTTTTGGGTTCGACGATTAGTACAATGTTGTTAGCCAGAATGGTTCAAGGATTCACTTGGGAGATGCCGAATAACGAGCCGATTAGTCTTGTTGAACATCATGAAGAACTTTGTTTGGCTAAACCACTTGTGGTCGTTGCCAAACCTAGATTGTCTCACCATCTTTACCCTAAGATATAA